AGCACATATTGATAATAGAAGATATTATTGATTCAGGAATTACGTTAGATTACATTAAAAACTATTTAGCTTTTAAAGGTGCAAAAGAGGTTAAAGTAGTAACTCTTTTAGATAAACCAGAAGGTAGAACAGTTGATATGGAAGCTGACTGAAGTGGATTCACAATAAAAAAGGAATTCATAATTGGTTATGGGCTTGACTATGAGGAAAGATTGAGAAATCTTCCATACGTAGCAATTTGTGATACGGACAAGCTAAAAGATTGAAAATGATAATTTAATCATTTTTTTATTAATTAATTAGATTTTTAAAAAAGTTATATAATCTATACATATGGAGGAAGTTTTATGATTAAAAAAATTGGTGTTTTAACATCAGGTGGTGATGCTCCTGGTATGAACGCAGCTGTTGCTTCAGTTATAAAAACTGCAATTTCAAAAGGGATTGAACCTTATGTGGTCAAAGATGGTTACAAAGGATTAATCAATAACTGAATTGAAAAAGTTGATATCAACTTCGCATCAGACATAATATCAAAAGGTGGGACAATAATCGGTTCTGCTAGATTACCTGAATTCAAAGAAGAATCAGTTAGACAAAAAGCTGTTGATAATTTGAAAAAAATGGAAATTGAAGCATTGGTTGTTATTGGTGGAGATGGAAGTTATCAAGGAGCTGAAAAACTTACAAAAATGGGAATAAATTGTATTGGTTTACCTGGGACAATTGATAATGATATTGTTTCATCAGACTATACAATTGGTTTTGACACAGCCTTAAACACTGTTATAAATTCATTAGATCAAATAAGAGATACTATCCAATCACACAATAGATGTATGGTTGTTGAAATAATGGGTAATGGTTGTGGTGATTTAACTTTATATGGAGCTACAGGTACTGGGGCTGAGATTTTTTCTACAAAAGAAAGTTTCTTAACAGAAGAAGAGATTATTAATCAAGTTAAAGAATTACGTAGCAAAAATAAAAGAAGTGTACTTATTGCTGTTGCTGAAAAAAATTATGATGTGAATGAATTGGCAAAAAAAATCGAAAAAGAATCTGGATATGAAACTAGAGCTACAATTTTAGGACATACTCAAAGAGGTGGTAAGCCAACTGGTATGGATAGATATTTAGCGGTAAAAGCTGGTATGTTTGCAGTCGAACAATTGATTGCAGGTAAGGGTGGATTATATATTGGAATGAGCAACAATGAATTGGTTGCTAGAGATATTGATTCAACTTTAAATATGCCAAAAGTTGATAAAAGTGATGAATATGAAAAACTAAGAAATATTAACAAAGCTGTTTAGTAACAATAAGGAGAAAATTATGAACAAAGAAATAGAATTTTACGAACCAAGTAAGATAGCAAAAAAAA
This genomic interval from Spiroplasma monobiae MQ-1 contains the following:
- the pfkA gene encoding 6-phosphofructokinase, translated to MIKKIGVLTSGGDAPGMNAAVASVIKTAISKGIEPYVVKDGYKGLINNWIEKVDINFASDIISKGGTIIGSARLPEFKEESVRQKAVDNLKKMEIEALVVIGGDGSYQGAEKLTKMGINCIGLPGTIDNDIVSSDYTIGFDTALNTVINSLDQIRDTIQSHNRCMVVEIMGNGCGDLTLYGATGTGAEIFSTKESFLTEEEIINQVKELRSKNKRSVLIAVAEKNYDVNELAKKIEKESGYETRATILGHTQRGGKPTGMDRYLAVKAGMFAVEQLIAGKGGLYIGMSNNELVARDIDSTLNMPKVDKSDEYEKLRNINKAV